A DNA window from Agarivorans sp. TSD2052 contains the following coding sequences:
- a CDS encoding alpha-amylase family glycosyl hydrolase gives MNKTTIFIGLMLATSSAQADWFYRGTSNGWETKALEVVSATEFKTCQTFGDNDPRFKIDRFGDWNEAYPAADVRVTANKSYDIRFFSDSKNITTTEVTSCGDVEPPADSWFYRGTSNGWATTAMTSTDNINFCTTQTFANNDPRFKIDHYGDWNDAYPTGDFTVSGNASYDICFNSSSKAITATPVDAEDTQAPTVSANPAAGTYTDAQQISVSVSDNQDSAPAIYCTTDGSTPTAASAPCNDANFSATDVVTEGVDLSLKVFAIDASGNSSVSSFEYTIAQATGDTWYFRGTSNDWQTTLMASTGGDNYCTTQSFGSNNPRFKIDHFGDWTENYPTADVTVDANSTYKICFNAASKAVTTEKEACVTDCGTSTETLGAVYSATETTFSIWSPDHSNVKVKVDGIEHNLQPVGDFAGYSQVYQTSVAGDLHLKPYTFSINGVQVRDPYGKMVQPGTGDYEAINIVMDMTRTDPVGGWATRPNLVEREDAIIYEVHVRDFTIDASSGVSAGNNGKFLGMVEAGTTFNGVKTGIDHLKELGVTHVQLLPVYDFATCDGLPDSNPCYNWGYDPRNFNVPEERYSSVPTDYEARAREFKTMVNEFHKAGIRVVMDVVYNHTFDDEMFENISGQYYTATDLSGTGNSINADVPMVSRMIQDSLEFWVEEYGIDGFRFDLIGIFSYQEVEKWGRHLNNKFADRKLLIYGEPWNGYATDPLEGQRVRYGTTHNMADEHIGVFNGAFRESLKGSNDDTRTGYMFNNVDAAESGWAIYDGFKGSPYNPNDGRNSTWFRNYAADPEQSINYISAHDNFGLWDKVYLSTASNVQQDSSHQVISFNPPSDLGYAKRVVNFGMGMVLTSQGIPFIHAGDEFLRTKTNNQQINSPSAWNYGAHGGTHNTYNAPDSFNAIRWGNKADNAATFNYFKQLIALRRNHAGLRMNTTQEIDQYLTVSRPDQFGGQVITGHITDPSDSHNLFIVYNSGNNQTVSLPAGSWSKVADASGAVQSATVSGNAFVEGSAVTLFTQAQ, from the coding sequence ATGAACAAAACAACAATATTCATTGGCTTAATGCTTGCGACTAGCAGTGCACAAGCCGATTGGTTTTACCGAGGCACCAGTAATGGCTGGGAAACCAAAGCATTAGAGGTGGTATCAGCCACTGAATTTAAAACCTGCCAAACCTTTGGCGACAATGACCCACGCTTTAAAATTGACCGCTTTGGCGATTGGAATGAAGCCTATCCTGCAGCCGATGTGCGGGTAACAGCGAACAAGAGTTACGACATTCGCTTCTTTAGCGACAGTAAAAATATTACCACTACCGAAGTCACTAGCTGTGGCGATGTAGAGCCACCGGCAGACAGCTGGTTCTATCGCGGTACGTCTAACGGTTGGGCGACTACCGCCATGACCAGTACCGACAATATAAACTTCTGTACTACCCAGACTTTTGCTAACAACGACCCACGTTTCAAAATTGACCACTACGGCGATTGGAATGACGCTTACCCAACGGGCGACTTCACTGTAAGCGGTAACGCCAGTTACGACATTTGCTTTAACTCAAGCTCTAAAGCGATTACTGCTACGCCAGTAGATGCAGAAGATACTCAAGCACCTACCGTAAGCGCTAATCCAGCGGCCGGCACTTACACCGATGCGCAGCAAATTAGTGTAAGCGTCAGTGATAACCAAGACAGTGCACCTGCTATTTACTGTACTACCGACGGTTCAACACCGACTGCAGCGTCTGCACCCTGTAACGACGCAAACTTTAGCGCCACCGATGTGGTCACCGAAGGCGTAGACTTAAGCCTGAAAGTGTTTGCCATCGATGCTTCAGGTAATTCTTCAGTAAGCAGTTTTGAGTACACCATCGCCCAAGCAACCGGTGATACTTGGTACTTCCGTGGTACCTCAAACGATTGGCAAACTACGCTAATGGCCAGCACTGGCGGCGACAATTATTGTACTACTCAAAGCTTTGGCAGCAATAACCCTCGCTTTAAAATTGACCACTTTGGTGATTGGACCGAAAACTATCCAACTGCTGATGTAACCGTAGATGCAAACTCCACCTACAAAATATGTTTCAACGCAGCATCTAAAGCCGTAACTACAGAGAAAGAAGCCTGTGTAACAGACTGTGGCACATCAACCGAAACCTTAGGGGCAGTATATTCGGCGACTGAAACTACTTTCTCTATTTGGTCTCCAGACCATAGCAATGTAAAAGTGAAGGTTGATGGAATAGAACATAATCTACAGCCAGTGGGCGATTTTGCAGGTTATAGCCAAGTTTACCAAACTAGCGTAGCCGGCGATTTACACCTAAAACCCTATACTTTCTCAATTAACGGCGTGCAAGTTCGCGACCCATACGGAAAAATGGTTCAACCTGGTACTGGCGATTACGAAGCCATTAACATTGTTATGGACATGACCCGCACAGATCCTGTTGGCGGCTGGGCAACCAGACCAAACTTGGTTGAGCGAGAAGATGCCATTATCTATGAAGTACATGTACGTGATTTTACTATCGATGCAAGCTCAGGTGTCAGTGCGGGTAACAACGGTAAATTCTTGGGCATGGTAGAAGCTGGAACCACTTTTAATGGAGTGAAAACCGGGATCGACCACCTGAAAGAGTTGGGTGTTACTCATGTGCAATTGCTGCCAGTATACGATTTCGCTACCTGTGACGGTTTGCCAGATAGTAATCCTTGTTACAACTGGGGTTACGATCCACGCAACTTTAACGTACCAGAAGAGCGTTACTCTAGCGTACCTACTGATTATGAAGCGCGTGCTCGTGAATTCAAAACTATGGTTAACGAATTCCACAAAGCGGGTATTCGCGTGGTCATGGATGTGGTGTACAACCATACCTTCGATGATGAAATGTTCGAAAATATTTCTGGCCAATACTACACTGCCACCGACTTATCTGGCACCGGTAACTCCATCAATGCCGACGTACCCATGGTAAGCCGTATGATTCAAGATTCTTTAGAATTTTGGGTTGAAGAATATGGCATCGATGGCTTCCGCTTCGACTTAATCGGCATCTTTTCTTACCAAGAAGTAGAAAAGTGGGGACGTCACCTAAATAACAAGTTTGCTGATCGCAAGCTACTGATTTATGGCGAACCATGGAACGGTTATGCAACCGATCCACTAGAAGGTCAACGGGTACGTTACGGCACCACTCATAACATGGCTGATGAGCACATAGGCGTGTTTAATGGTGCGTTCCGTGAGTCTCTAAAAGGTTCCAACGACGATACTCGCACTGGTTACATGTTTAACAATGTAGACGCAGCTGAATCTGGTTGGGCAATCTATGATGGCTTTAAAGGTTCACCTTACAACCCTAATGACGGACGTAACAGCACTTGGTTCCGCAACTATGCGGCAGACCCAGAGCAAAGCATTAACTACATTTCGGCTCACGATAATTTTGGTTTGTGGGACAAAGTGTACTTAAGCACTGCCAGCAACGTGCAACAAGACAGCTCACACCAAGTGATTAGTTTTAATCCACCCAGTGATCTAGGTTACGCGAAACGGGTGGTTAACTTTGGTATGGGCATGGTACTTACCAGCCAAGGTATTCCATTTATCCATGCCGGTGACGAGTTCTTACGGACTAAGACAAATAACCAGCAAATTAATAGCCCTTCAGCGTGGAACTATGGTGCTCATGGCGGTACTCACAATACCTATAACGCACCAGACAGCTTCAATGCGATTCGTTGGGGCAACAAAGCGGATAACGCCGCCACCTTTAACTACTTTAAGCAGTTAATAGCGCTACGCCGCAACCATGCGGGTTTACGAATGAATACGACTCAAGAAATTGACCAGTATTTGACTGTGAGTCGCCCAGACCAGTTTGGCGGCCAAGTCATAACTGGCCATATCACCGATCCCAGTGATAGTCACAACCTGTTTATCGTTTATAACAGTGGTAACAATCAAACCGTTAGCCTACCAGCCGGTAGCTGGAGCAAAGTTGCTGACGCAAGCGGAGCGGTACAATCAGCTACAGTCTCTGGAAACGCCTTCGTTGAAGGCTCAGCCGTGACCTTGTTTACCCAAGCTCAGTAA
- a CDS encoding substrate-binding periplasmic protein produces the protein MNNLRRCCLAITMFSAVAYCQAEPLRLVTHHLPPYQVLEGERLSGSAIDLIQCTLTEMGQAYQVDVRPLARAKKEFTDGKFDGVFVLDQVNQTDNFGVASEPLLLTQRNLYTLKSLTLSIDSPEMKALQIGVLHGSTLQKWLLKNGYSNIQTRYDYHVLFELLQRGRLGAVFAPTEVYLNEMDHGHINKELKVKTISEVKIVSFFSFNWLKKHPQFLPKFNAALARCK, from the coding sequence TTGAATAATTTACGCCGTTGTTGTTTGGCGATAACGATGTTCAGCGCGGTAGCGTATTGCCAGGCAGAGCCTTTACGTTTGGTGACCCATCATTTACCTCCCTATCAGGTATTAGAGGGAGAAAGACTGAGTGGCAGTGCGATTGATTTAATTCAGTGCACATTGACCGAGATGGGCCAAGCTTATCAAGTGGATGTTCGTCCGCTAGCTCGGGCTAAAAAAGAATTTACAGACGGCAAGTTCGACGGCGTTTTTGTATTAGACCAAGTGAACCAAACTGATAACTTTGGTGTAGCGAGTGAACCGTTATTGTTAACACAGCGCAACCTGTACACCTTAAAGAGCTTAACGTTGTCGATAGATAGTCCGGAAATGAAAGCGCTGCAGATTGGCGTTTTACATGGCTCTACTTTGCAAAAATGGTTGCTGAAAAATGGTTACAGTAATATTCAGACTCGCTATGATTACCATGTGTTGTTCGAGTTACTGCAGCGAGGCCGTTTGGGGGCGGTATTCGCACCGACAGAAGTCTATCTAAACGAAATGGATCACGGGCATATAAATAAAGAATTAAAGGTTAAGACTATCAGTGAAGTTAAGATTGTTAGTTTCTTTAGTTTTAATTGGCTTAAAAAGCATCCGCAGTTTTTACCTAAATTTAATGCTGCACTCGCTAGATGCAAATAA
- the rep gene encoding DNA helicase Rep — MKLNPAQSKAVSFVSGPCLVLAGAGSGKTRVITNKIAHLIQNCAYNAKHIAAVTFTNKAAREMKERVGQTLGRKESRGLRVCTFHTLGLDIIRKEYKTLKLKPNFSLFDDQDQMALLKELTEQQLDGDKDLLKQLITTISNWKNDLILPAQAVARATGQGEQEQLFASLYQAYQRQLTAYNALDFDDLILMPTLLLMHDAAVRKRWQDTIRYLLVDEYQDTNTSQYQLVKLITQERACFTVVGDDDQSIYSWRGAQPKNLMQLQQDFPALQVIKLEQNYRSTQRILKCANILIENNEHIFDKTLFSELNYGEIVKILFAKNEEQESERVVAELIGHRFMNSASYKDYAILYRGNHQSRLLEKTLMNNRIPYKISGGTSFFSRAEIKDIMAYLRVLVNQDDDNALLRVINTPRREIGPTTLEKVGTYANEQNISLFAATTHFAMTTILPARALNAVSQFSQWLLALAERVERGDAQQAVRDLIRDIHYEDFLYETSPSPKAAEMRMKNVSELFRWVSGMLEGDSDNEPMTLPQVVNRLILRDMMERGEDDEDSDQVQLMTLHASKGLEFPFVYLIGMEEGLLPHQSSIDEDNVEEERRLAYVGITRAQRELTFTLTKERRQFGELIKPEPSRFLYELPQDDLQWEQRRKKETAEQRQEKGSIGIAALRAALNQDK, encoded by the coding sequence GTGAAGTTAAATCCCGCTCAATCGAAAGCCGTAAGCTTTGTATCAGGCCCATGTCTTGTATTAGCTGGTGCTGGCAGTGGTAAAACACGTGTCATTACCAATAAAATTGCTCATCTGATTCAAAATTGTGCTTACAACGCCAAACATATTGCAGCGGTCACCTTTACTAACAAGGCTGCGCGCGAAATGAAAGAGCGTGTAGGCCAAACCTTGGGCCGCAAAGAAAGCCGCGGCTTACGGGTATGTACCTTTCACACACTCGGCTTAGATATTATTCGCAAAGAGTATAAAACCTTAAAGCTAAAACCTAACTTCTCGCTATTTGACGATCAAGACCAAATGGCGCTACTCAAGGAACTCACCGAACAACAATTAGACGGCGATAAAGACCTACTTAAACAGCTAATCACTACCATTTCTAATTGGAAAAATGATCTTATATTGCCTGCGCAAGCAGTAGCTAGAGCTACTGGGCAAGGTGAGCAAGAGCAGTTATTTGCCAGCTTATACCAAGCTTATCAGCGCCAACTAACTGCTTATAACGCGCTAGATTTTGACGATCTGATTCTCATGCCAACCTTATTGCTGATGCATGATGCTGCGGTGCGTAAGCGCTGGCAAGATACCATTCGTTACCTATTGGTAGACGAATATCAAGATACCAATACCAGCCAATATCAGCTGGTAAAGCTGATTACTCAAGAACGCGCTTGTTTCACGGTGGTAGGCGATGACGACCAAAGTATCTATTCTTGGCGCGGAGCCCAGCCGAAAAACTTGATGCAACTGCAACAAGACTTTCCTGCACTGCAGGTCATCAAACTGGAGCAGAACTATCGCTCTACCCAGCGGATCCTAAAATGCGCTAATATTTTGATCGAAAACAACGAGCACATCTTCGATAAAACGCTGTTTTCAGAACTTAACTATGGTGAAATCGTTAAGATTTTATTTGCTAAAAATGAAGAGCAAGAATCTGAACGGGTAGTGGCCGAATTGATTGGCCATCGCTTCATGAATAGCGCTAGCTATAAAGATTACGCCATTTTGTACCGGGGTAATCATCAGTCTCGCTTACTCGAGAAAACCTTAATGAATAACCGTATCCCCTATAAAATTAGTGGCGGAACTTCATTTTTCTCGCGCGCCGAAATTAAAGACATCATGGCCTACCTACGGGTGCTGGTTAACCAAGATGACGACAACGCACTACTGCGAGTAATCAATACACCTCGTCGTGAAATTGGCCCCACCACCTTAGAAAAAGTAGGTACCTACGCTAACGAACAGAACATTAGTTTATTTGCTGCGACCACTCACTTCGCCATGACCACGATTTTGCCTGCGCGTGCCCTTAATGCCGTAAGCCAATTTTCGCAATGGCTGCTGGCTCTAGCAGAACGGGTTGAACGAGGTGACGCCCAACAAGCCGTTAGGGATTTAATTCGTGATATTCACTACGAAGACTTTCTCTATGAAACCAGCCCTAGCCCCAAAGCAGCCGAGATGCGAATGAAGAACGTCTCAGAGCTATTTCGCTGGGTCAGCGGTATGTTAGAAGGTGATAGCGACAACGAGCCAATGACCCTACCGCAAGTCGTTAATCGTTTGATTTTGCGCGATATGATGGAACGCGGTGAAGATGATGAAGATAGCGATCAGGTACAACTGATGACCTTGCATGCTTCTAAAGGTTTAGAGTTTCCGTTTGTTTATCTAATAGGCATGGAAGAAGGCTTATTGCCTCACCAAAGCAGTATTGACGAAGACAATGTAGAAGAAGAGCGCCGTTTAGCTTATGTGGGTATCACTCGCGCCCAACGAGAGCTCACCTTTACTCTCACTAAAGAACGTCGCCAATTTGGTGAGCTAATCAAGCCTGAACCAAGCCGTTTTTTATACGAGCTACCTCAAGACGATTTACAGTGGGAACAACGCCGTAAAAAAGAAACCGCAGAACAGCGTCAAGAAAAAGGCTCCATTGGTATCGCCGCCTTACGTGCAGCTTTAAACCAAGATAAATAG
- a CDS encoding protein kinase family protein yields MNALVEQRQQSQLRFQQGKDNIIVGDIDACPLTVDELVALDASSPHVVEVFDGGLTATVFHLCIKGRHYNLKRKRPQALVHNVDGETSFLNEVQRRRDIQRLKDSPQTALAFKHIVATLYADYRRGFILSPWIDGKPICSFSREIFRQIFASQFALEQAGLMEWDMSPGNIIYDGRQIHLFDFGYMYPYDPLEHYNSDGLEAPAFHAVERLETRNVFGYLLRYQDVMTQNDQLALYRELKEVALDIYTEKLIWLKQNYAKPAIIQWQTAIIERWEYALDNERSLKNLFIAESFRSHCLDIADDISGKSCTAMTLRRIDKVITMLATVYLQLENNGALLFDNAKLGQVELIKKYQEYRSLAANYQQK; encoded by the coding sequence ATGAATGCTCTCGTTGAACAACGCCAACAATCACAATTGCGCTTTCAACAAGGCAAAGACAATATCATCGTTGGTGATATTGATGCCTGTCCTTTAACCGTTGACGAATTAGTGGCACTTGATGCGAGCTCTCCTCACGTAGTTGAAGTATTTGATGGCGGTTTAACTGCCACGGTATTCCACTTATGCATTAAGGGACGCCATTACAATCTTAAACGCAAGCGCCCTCAAGCATTAGTGCATAACGTAGATGGTGAAACCTCTTTTCTAAACGAAGTTCAGCGCCGCCGTGATATTCAACGCTTAAAAGATTCCCCACAAACTGCCCTAGCCTTTAAGCATATTGTCGCCACCTTATACGCTGACTATCGTCGGGGTTTTATCCTGTCCCCGTGGATCGACGGTAAACCTATATGCAGCTTTAGCCGAGAGATATTTCGCCAGATTTTTGCTAGCCAATTTGCACTTGAACAAGCGGGATTAATGGAATGGGATATGTCGCCAGGCAACATCATTTACGATGGTAGGCAAATTCACTTATTCGACTTTGGCTATATGTACCCTTACGATCCGCTAGAGCATTACAACAGTGATGGCTTAGAAGCGCCGGCATTTCACGCTGTTGAACGCTTAGAAACAAGAAACGTATTTGGTTATCTTTTACGCTACCAAGATGTGATGACCCAAAACGACCAATTAGCTTTGTATCGAGAGCTCAAAGAGGTAGCGTTAGATATCTATACAGAAAAACTGATTTGGCTAAAACAAAATTACGCTAAACCCGCCATCATTCAATGGCAAACGGCCATTATAGAGCGCTGGGAATACGCCCTCGATAACGAACGGTCATTAAAAAATCTTTTCATTGCTGAGAGCTTCCGTTCCCATTGCCTCGATATTGCTGATGACATTAGCGGAAAAAGTTGTACCGCAATGACCTTAAGGCGCATAGACAAGGTAATAACGATGTTAGCCACCGTTTATCTACAATTAGAGAACAATGGTGCGTTGTTATTTGATAACGCCAAATTGGGCCAAGTGGAGCTGATTAAAAAATATCAGGAATACCGAAGCCTTGCCGCTAACTACCAGCAAAAATAG
- a CDS encoding alpha-amylase family glycosyl hydrolase, with the protein MNKLSIALVGATLLSAPATAEWNFRGTANQWLATPLAVVSGTEYQTCQSFGDNDPRFKIDRFGDWNEAYPAADVRVTANKSYDIRFFSDSKNITTTEVTSCGDVEPPADSWFYRGTSNGWATTAMTSTDNVNFCTTQTFANNDPRFKIDHYGDWNDAYPTGDFTVSGNASYDICFNSSSKAITATPVDAEDTQAPTVSVNPAAGTYTEAQQISLSVSDNQDSAPAIYCTTDGSIPTAASAPCNEVSFSATDVVTQGVDLSLKVFAIDTSGNSSVSSFDYTITDAPVDTWYFRGTSNDWLATAMTTEDGQSYCTTQSFGSNNPRFKIDHFGDWTENYPTADVTVNPDTTYDICFNATTKQVTTTEIEGEDTKAPVVSASPSGGRYTTAQQISVSVTDNQDQAPKLYCTTDNSVPTAALAVCNQQSFAANDVVNDGIDLVLKVLAVDASGNEVITTFNYTIDPTMTIGSDFREENVYFIMTDRFADGDTSNNNIWGDEYLPNGAADKYNTNTSKTGPLSYYHGGDFQGIIDNLDYIQDMGFTAIWITPVVKQPEGRRFNANDDYEASAFHGYWGYDFDKIDPHLHSLGKDNDGWAGFDALVNALHARGMKIMLDIVVNHGQPGSSVVGSKSKWADRALEIKMDGQTWNWETNDPYMDGAKNGFFSYASTGNTWLIDLLDFNEHGDEDQNATQHLINVYKRFIDHGVDAFRIDTVSYMTADFWERFTLAMDDHARSLGNDSFYMAGEAWTGDRKSAVDLIYNGQGKKFHMLDLHGSSMDFPGWMGKAFKGEAGFEDDNGYARIAGADGDASGIYDPTYLATFVDNHDVTRANGILSETQYMNNLNFVYLFRGLPVVFYGTEVLYSNWPHYITTTEKDDVVARWMLGSEGINYAKTNQPTLYKHLKMLNSLRSSSEAIQKGQQTNLLLDGDHAAIKRDNGASVAYVALTKGSAFSYTFNNLSDGSYRLITPNTNSASYNEQIVSVSGGSHSVSVAANSFVILDKQ; encoded by the coding sequence ATGAACAAGTTATCGATCGCTCTTGTGGGAGCGACGTTGCTGTCTGCGCCTGCGACAGCCGAGTGGAACTTTAGGGGAACAGCAAACCAATGGCTTGCCACCCCCCTAGCAGTAGTTTCAGGAACCGAATACCAAACCTGCCAAAGCTTTGGCGACAATGACCCACGCTTTAAAATTGACCGCTTTGGCGATTGGAATGAAGCCTATCCTGCAGCCGATGTGCGGGTAACAGCGAACAAGAGTTACGACATTCGCTTCTTTAGCGACAGTAAAAATATTACCACTACCGAAGTCACTAGCTGTGGCGATGTAGAGCCACCGGCAGACAGCTGGTTCTATCGCGGTACGTCTAACGGTTGGGCGACTACCGCCATGACCAGTACCGACAATGTAAACTTCTGTACTACCCAGACTTTTGCTAACAACGACCCACGTTTCAAAATTGACCACTACGGCGATTGGAATGACGCTTACCCAACGGGTGACTTCACTGTAAGCGGTAACGCCAGTTACGACATTTGCTTTAACTCAAGCTCTAAAGCGATTACAGCTACGCCAGTAGATGCAGAAGATACTCAAGCACCTACCGTAAGCGTTAATCCAGCGGCCGGCACTTACACTGAAGCACAGCAAATCAGCTTAAGCGTCAGTGATAACCAAGACAGTGCGCCGGCTATTTACTGCACGACCGATGGGTCAATACCTACTGCTGCGTCTGCACCCTGTAACGAAGTGAGTTTTAGCGCCACCGATGTGGTCACCCAAGGCGTAGACTTAAGCTTAAAAGTGTTTGCCATCGATACTTCGGGTAATTCTTCGGTCAGCAGTTTTGACTACACCATTACCGACGCGCCAGTCGATACGTGGTACTTCCGTGGTACCTCAAACGATTGGCTAGCAACAGCAATGACTACAGAAGACGGGCAAAGCTATTGCACCACCCAAAGCTTTGGTAGCAATAACCCTCGCTTTAAAATTGACCACTTTGGTGATTGGACCGAAAACTATCCAACTGCTGATGTAACCGTAAACCCAGATACCACCTATGATATCTGCTTTAACGCTACGACTAAGCAAGTGACCACCACCGAAATTGAAGGTGAAGACACTAAAGCGCCAGTCGTTAGTGCCAGCCCTTCTGGCGGTCGCTATACCACAGCGCAGCAAATTAGCGTAAGTGTTACCGATAACCAAGACCAAGCGCCGAAGTTGTACTGTACTACCGACAACAGCGTGCCAACGGCGGCGTTAGCGGTATGTAACCAACAAAGCTTTGCCGCCAATGATGTGGTAAATGATGGTATCGACTTAGTATTAAAAGTACTGGCGGTAGATGCTTCAGGTAACGAGGTTATCACCACTTTTAATTACACCATCGACCCAACCATGACTATTGGTAGTGACTTCCGTGAAGAGAATGTTTACTTCATTATGACCGACCGTTTTGCCGATGGAGACACCAGCAATAACAACATCTGGGGTGACGAGTATTTACCTAATGGTGCTGCCGATAAGTACAACACCAACACCAGTAAAACGGGTCCGTTGTCGTACTACCACGGTGGTGATTTCCAAGGCATTATCGACAACCTAGATTACATCCAAGACATGGGCTTTACCGCGATTTGGATTACTCCAGTGGTTAAACAACCTGAAGGACGTCGCTTTAACGCTAATGATGACTATGAGGCTTCGGCTTTCCATGGTTATTGGGGTTACGACTTCGACAAGATTGACCCACATCTACATTCACTAGGAAAAGACAACGATGGCTGGGCTGGATTTGACGCCTTAGTGAACGCATTACATGCTCGTGGTATGAAAATTATGCTCGATATTGTGGTCAATCATGGTCAACCAGGTTCGTCGGTTGTGGGCTCAAAAAGTAAATGGGCCGACCGCGCGTTAGAAATCAAAATGGATGGACAAACCTGGAACTGGGAAACCAATGACCCCTACATGGACGGCGCTAAAAATGGCTTCTTTAGCTATGCCAGCACCGGCAATACTTGGCTAATTGACCTACTCGACTTTAATGAGCATGGCGATGAGGATCAAAATGCCACCCAGCACTTAATCAACGTTTATAAACGCTTTATCGACCACGGTGTAGATGCCTTCCGAATCGATACCGTGTCTTACATGACGGCTGATTTTTGGGAGCGCTTCACACTGGCCATGGACGATCATGCACGTAGCCTAGGCAACGATAGCTTTTACATGGCGGGTGAAGCATGGACAGGCGATCGCAAGTCTGCGGTGGATTTAATTTACAACGGTCAGGGTAAAAAATTCCACATGTTGGATCTACATGGTTCATCTATGGATTTTCCAGGTTGGATGGGCAAAGCCTTTAAAGGCGAAGCTGGGTTTGAAGACGATAACGGTTATGCGCGTATTGCTGGCGCAGACGGTGATGCCTCAGGCATTTATGACCCCACCTATCTTGCCACTTTTGTCGATAATCATGACGTGACCCGCGCCAACGGTATCCTTAGCGAAACCCAATACATGAACAACCTAAACTTTGTTTACTTGTTCCGCGGTTTGCCAGTGGTGTTTTACGGTACCGAGGTACTTTACTCAAACTGGCCACACTACATTACCACCACTGAAAAAGACGACGTAGTAGCGCGCTGGATGTTGGGCTCAGAAGGGATTAACTACGCCAAAACCAATCAACCAACCCTGTATAAACACCTAAAAATGTTAAACAGCCTACGCAGTTCATCGGAAGCCATTCAAAAAGGTCAACAAACCAACTTGTTGCTAGACGGTGATCACGCTGCAATTAAACGCGATAACGGCGCAAGCGTTGCTTATGTTGCGCTAACTAAGGGCTCGGCCTTTAGTTACACCTTTAACAATCTAAGTGATGGTAGTTATCGCCTAATTACGCCTAACACAAACAGCGCAAGCTATAACGAGCAAATTGTTAGCGTATCGGGTGGCAGTCACTCGGTTAGCGTTGCTGCCAATAGCTTCGTAATTTTAGACAAGCAATAA
- a CDS encoding TetR/AcrR family transcriptional regulator: MIPDKRLRILAAAETLISRSGLEALTMQRVAKQAKVAAGTIYLYFKDKEQLMAELHERNLRLFAEAFLDGIQQEQGLRNQHRRLWLNALGYHQMNPTVQRLWVHLETLPRNTRHRELIQELFEPVKLFFSAGVDQGCFKPLPGEMLYALAFGSVHEICRFAYLRDVNFTEQDMDAALLSSWDAITIHP, encoded by the coding sequence ATGATTCCTGATAAACGCCTCCGCATTCTTGCCGCTGCTGAAACCCTGATTAGTCGTTCGGGCTTAGAAGCATTGACGATGCAACGTGTTGCTAAGCAAGCAAAAGTGGCTGCTGGCACTATCTATCTGTACTTTAAAGATAAAGAACAGTTAATGGCGGAGTTACATGAGCGTAATTTGCGCCTTTTTGCAGAGGCGTTTCTGGATGGTATACAACAAGAACAAGGCCTAAGAAACCAGCACCGACGCTTATGGCTTAACGCATTGGGTTATCATCAAATGAACCCCACAGTACAACGCTTATGGGTTCATTTAGAGACCTTGCCACGTAATACTCGCCATCGAGAGCTAATTCAGGAGTTGTTTGAACCGGTAAAACTCTTTTTCAGCGCAGGCGTTGATCAAGGCTGTTTTAAGCCCTTGCCGGGGGAAATGCTCTATGCTTTAGCCTTTGGTTCGGTGCATGAAATTTGTCGGTTTGCCTATTTAAGAGACGTTAATTTTACAGAGCAAGACATGGATGCCGCTCTATTATCCAGCTGGGATGCTATTACGATTCACCCTTAG